The proteins below come from a single Mangifera indica cultivar Alphonso chromosome 16, CATAS_Mindica_2.1, whole genome shotgun sequence genomic window:
- the LOC123199553 gene encoding methylesterase 10-like → MVNPKQIEDITSIFDYLQPWMDFMSSLPQDGKVVLVGHSFGGICISLAMENFPEKVLAAVFVAAFMPNCNVPLITIQQEFFRWTPMDSLMDCTFTFGAGPENLPTSGCFGSIYLEERMYLQNYLTAYRLPNMQEKELAKMLVRPCGTFLKDLAKECPLTEAKYGFINRVYVVCHDDGVTKEGFQRWVIENSPPKEVKAIHKADHVVMLSKPQELCQCLQEIAQKY, encoded by the exons ATGGTAAATCCCAAACAGATTGAAGATATCACCTCCATTTTTGACTATTTGCAGCCATGGATGGACTTCATGAGCTCTCTTCCTCAAGATGGGAAAGTAGTTTTAGTTGGCCATAGTTTTGGCGGCATTTGTATTTCTCTGGCCATGGAAAACTTCCCTGAGAAAGTCTTGGCGGCTGTTTTTGTGGCAGCCTTTATGCCCAATTGCAATGTCCCGCTAATCACCATACAACAAGAA TTCTTCAGATGGACGCCCATGGACTCGCTTATGGATTGCACATTTACATTTGGTGCTGGCCCCGAAAACCTCCCGACTTCTGGCTGTTTTGGTTCAATTTACTTGGAAGAAAGG ATGTATTTGCAAAACTATCTGACTGCCTATAGATTGCCGAATATGCAGGAGAAAGAATTAGCGAAAATGCTAGTTAGACCATGTGGAACATTCTTGAAAGACTTGGCAAAGGAATGCCCACTAACAGAAGCAAAATATGGCTTCATAAACCGGGTATATGTAGTGTGCCATGATGATGGTGTGACGAAGGAAGGATTTCAAAGATGGGTAATCGAGAATAGCCCACCAAAAGAAGTGAAAGCCATTCATAAAGCCGACCATGTGGTCATGCTGTCAAAGCCCCAAGAACTTTGTCAGTGTCTCCAAGAGATCGCCCAAAAATATTAG